In Dromiciops gliroides isolate mDroGli1 chromosome 5, mDroGli1.pri, whole genome shotgun sequence, the following are encoded in one genomic region:
- the LOC122728305 gene encoding keratin, type II cuticular Hb5: MSCRSYRISSGCGITRNFSSCSAVAPKTGNRCCISAAPYRGVSCYRGITGFGSRSLCNVGSCGPRISVGGYRSIGCSRSFGYRSGGVCGPSPPCITTVSVNESLLTPLNLEIDPNAQCVKHEEKEQIKCLNSKFAAFIDKVRFLEQQNKLLETKWNFYQNQRCCQSNMEPLFNGYIETLKRELECVEADSGRLSSELNHMQEVLEGYKKKYEEEVALRATAENEFVVLKKDVDGAYLRKSDLEANAEALTEEINFLKALYEEEIRVLQSQISDTSVIVKMDNSRDLNMDCIVAEIKAQYDDIASRSRAEAESWYRTKCEEMKATVIRHGESLRRTKEEMNELNRIIQRLTAEIENAKCQRCKLEAAVAEAEQQGEAALNDAKCKLAELEGALQKAKQDMACLLKEYQEVMNSKLGLDIEIATYKRLLEGEEHRLCEGVGSVNVCVSSSRGGVTCGGLTCSTTPGLQIASGPSASGGSYTVIAPDSCAPCQPRSLGFSCGSSRSVRFA; the protein is encoded by the exons ATGTCTTGCCGTTCCTATCGTATCAGTTCAGGATGTGGTATCACAAGGAACTTCAGCTCCTGCTCAGCTGTGGCCCCCAAGACAGGCAACCGCTGCTGCATCAGTGCCGCCCCATACCGTGGGGTGTCCTGCTACAGGGGCATTACTGGCTTTGGCAGCCGCAGCCTATGTAATGTGGGGTCCTGTGGCCCCCGAATCTCCGTGGGAGGCTACCGGTCCATAGGCTGCAGCCGGAGCTTTGGCTACCGCTCTGGGGGAGTGTGTGGACCCAGCCCCCCCTGCATCACCACTGTATCTGTCAACGAGAGCCTCCTGACCCCCCTCAACTTGGAGATCGACCCCAATGCCCAGTGTGTGAAGCATGAGGAGAAGGAGCAGATCAAGTGTCTCAACAGCAAGTTCGCCGCCTTCATTGACAAG GTCCggttcctggagcagcagaataaGCTGCTGGAGACCAAATGGAACTTCTATCAGAACCAGAGATGCTGCCAGAGCAACATGGAGCCCCTGTTCAATGGCTACATCGAGACCCTGAAGCGGGAGCTGGAGTGCGTGGAGGCCGACAGTGGGCGTCTGTCCTCTGAGCTCAATCACATGCAGGAGGTGCTGGAGGGCTACAAGAAGAA GTATGAAGAGGAGGTAGCCCTCCGGGCCACAGCTGAAAATGAATTTGTGGTGCTGAAGAAG GATGTGGACGGCGCCTACTTGCGGAAATCTGACCTGGAGGCCAACGCAGAGGCCCTGACAGAGGAGATCAACTTTTTGAAAGCCCTGTATGAGGAg GAGATCCGGGTCCTCCAATCACAAATCTCAGACACTTCAGTCATTGTCAAGATGGACAATAGCCGTGACCTGAACATGGACTGCATAGTGGCTGAAATCAAAGCTCAGTATGATGACATTGCTAGCCGCAGCCGGGCCGAGGCCGAATCCTGGTATCGCACAAAG TGTGAGGAGATGAAGGCCACAGTGATCCGCCATGGGGAGAGCCTTCGAAGGACCAAGGAGGAGATGAATGAGCTGAACCGCATCATTCAGAGGCTAACAGCCGAGATTGAGAATGCCAAGTGTCAG CGCTGTAAACTGGAGGCTGCAGTGGCAGAGGCTGAACAGCAGGGTGAGGCTGCCCTCAATGATGCCAAGTGCAAGTTGGCTGAGCTGGAGGGTGCCCTACAGAAGGCCAAACAGGACATGGCGTGTCTGCTGAAGGAGTACCAGGAAGTCATGAACTCCAAGTTGGGGCTGGACATTGAGATTGCCACCTACAAGAGGCTGTTGGAGGGCGAGGAGCACAG GTTGTGTGAAGGTGTGGGTTCTGTGAATGTCT GTGTCAGCAGTTCCCGGGGTGGAGTGACCTGTGGGGGTCTCACCTGCAGCACCACCCCAGGACTCCAGATTGCCTCAGGTCCTTCTGCCTCTGGGGGTAGCTACACAGTGATAGCACCTGATTCCTGTGCCCCCTGCCAGCCCCGATCCTTGGGTTTCAGCTGTGGGAGCAGCCGGTCTGTCCGCTTTGCATAG